One region of Ignavibacteriota bacterium genomic DNA includes:
- a CDS encoding heme exporter protein CcmB has protein sequence MVCRRGVPVSLRRGASAVFAKDVRSELRTRYAVNALFMFVVVAIAVILFALAGETLGRAVHAGLLWVVMFFAAMSGLSRSFVAEEERGTSLALQLLCSPSSVYLGKLLFNVVLSLVLNAFIVALFLVFLPEIRVNQPGLFLAVIALGSVATAAATTIIAAIIAKANTKGTLFPVLSFPILLPLLMAGISATKTAIEGNTWNEAWPDLQLLVSYCAVVVTASYLLFDFVWKE, from the coding sequence ATGGTCTGCCGCCGGGGTGTCCCGGTGAGTCTGCGCCGCGGGGCTTCCGCCGTCTTCGCGAAGGACGTGCGCTCGGAATTGCGCACGCGCTACGCCGTCAACGCGCTGTTCATGTTCGTGGTAGTCGCGATTGCCGTCATTCTTTTTGCACTTGCCGGCGAGACCCTGGGGCGGGCCGTACACGCGGGTCTCCTGTGGGTGGTCATGTTTTTTGCGGCGATGAGCGGACTCTCGCGCTCCTTCGTCGCGGAAGAGGAGCGCGGCACGTCGCTGGCGCTGCAGCTTTTGTGCAGTCCGAGTTCCGTGTATCTCGGAAAGCTGCTGTTCAACGTGGTACTGTCGCTTGTGCTCAACGCGTTTATTGTCGCGCTCTTCCTTGTGTTCCTGCCCGAGATCCGTGTCAATCAGCCGGGTTTGTTCCTCGCGGTCATTGCCCTCGGCAGTGTCGCGACAGCCGCCGCTACAACCATCATTGCCGCCATCATCGCGAAGGCGAACACCAAGGGTACGCTGTTTCCCGTTCTCTCATTCCCGATCCTTCTGCCCCTGCTCATGGCGGGAATCTCCGCCACAAAAACGGCAATAGAAGGGAACACATGGAATGAGGCCTGGCCCGATCTGCAATTGCTTGTGTCGTATTGTGCCGTGGTGGTCACGGCGTCGTATCTTCTGTTCGATTTTGTCTGGAAAGAGTAA
- a CDS encoding CcmD family protein, with translation MYEFLEHNSLYVVLIIVLMVWAGLFGYVWRIDRAVKKLED, from the coding sequence ATGTACGAATTTCTGGAACACAACTCGCTCTACGTCGTCCTCATTATCGTTCTGATGGTGTGGGCAGGTCTCTTCGGATACGTGTGGCGTATCGACAGAGCCGTGAAGAAGCTTGAAGATTAA
- the ccsA gene encoding cytochrome c biogenesis protein CcsA: protein MSPEKEIPLKLTLGAKSAEPDADGAFVLKATDGHGLESPVAFAARPADLDAATGYLVLARYDAARHRVAVSRILATDPGLTFPFIPGLEERAKIIFFHVPMSWLTVIAFLVSMWFGIKYLRRKQMDDDAKSAISAGLGLLFCILATTTGSVWAKFNWGSFWNWDPRETSIFVLLLVYGAYFALRSAIEVEEKRASLSAVYSILAAVTVPFFIFIMPRIMPGLHPGSADDTTSGPVVSSGGMDATMRVVLYGLLLGYLVLYGWLMRIRFSLYRISLARTPGQS from the coding sequence ATGTCCCCCGAAAAGGAAATCCCGCTGAAGCTTACTCTCGGCGCAAAATCCGCCGAGCCCGATGCCGACGGTGCCTTTGTTCTGAAGGCAACCGATGGGCACGGACTCGAGTCGCCGGTCGCTTTTGCGGCCAGGCCCGCGGATCTGGATGCCGCGACCGGCTACCTCGTGCTCGCGCGCTACGATGCGGCGCGGCATCGCGTCGCCGTCTCGCGCATTCTCGCGACCGATCCGGGTCTGACCTTCCCCTTTATTCCGGGCCTGGAGGAACGCGCCAAAATCATCTTTTTCCATGTGCCCATGTCGTGGCTCACCGTGATCGCCTTCCTCGTGTCCATGTGGTTCGGCATCAAGTATCTGCGCAGGAAACAGATGGATGACGACGCCAAGTCGGCAATTTCGGCCGGACTCGGGCTCCTGTTCTGCATCCTCGCCACCACAACCGGATCCGTGTGGGCAAAATTCAACTGGGGATCATTCTGGAACTGGGATCCCCGCGAGACATCGATCTTTGTGCTGCTGCTCGTGTACGGCGCCTATTTCGCGCTGCGCTCCGCCATCGAGGTCGAGGAAAAACGCGCCAGTCTGAGCGCCGTGTACAGCATCCTGGCCGCCGTCACCGTGCCGTTCTTCATTTTCATCATGCCCCGCATCATGCCGGGCCTCCATCCCGGTTCCGCCGACGACACAACTTCGGGGCCCGTCGTCAGTTCCGGGGGTATGGACGCCACCATGCGTGTGGTTCTGTACGGACTACTGCTCGGGTATCTCGTGCTGTACGGGTGGCTGATGCGCATCCGATTCAGTCTGTACCGCATCTCACTTGCACGGACGCCGGGACAGTCCTGA